The following DNA comes from Candidatus Woesearchaeota archaeon.
TCCTGTGCATTCTATTGAGATTGGGCAGGTGTTGTATGCCACAATTGGCTCGTATTCTGCCTTCAGCGAATTTTCATCTGCATCAACTATGAAAAAGCCCCCGTTCTGGAGTTCCTCCACTTCTGAAAAGCTGTTTGGAAAAATTGGACCTGGATATACAATCTTTCCATACCCTGAAAAATCCTTTTCAAGAACTGTGTGCACATGCCCGCCTGCATAATAATTAAACCCCTTTGGGAGGAATGATATTGGCGCTGACTCAAAGTGCGAATCTGCTCCGCTTAATTCCTGTATTGGCGAGTGGAACATGAAAATCTTAAAGCCGCTTTCCTTTTCAAGAGGCTCCCTTTCCAGATTCTCATAGTAGGATTTCTCAAGCATCCCCCTCTTTCCCAGGATTCCTGTGATTTTTGCCCCTGTTTTCTCATCTCTAGTAAAAGAAAGGCTCAGCTTTCCGTCTGAAACACTGCCCCGAAAGACATTTGTGAAAAGTTTTGCATTTTCAAGCACATCAAGCATGGTTTTTCCTGACGGGCTGTAATCATGGCTTCCGGGTATTATATAAACCGGAATTTTTTTGTCTTTTAATTCTCGGAGTTTCAGAACAGTGTCCTTTAAGCTATCTATACTTGGAAAGGCTGTGTTGAAAAGGTCTCCTGCAATAAGGACAAAGTCAACCCTCTTTTCAATGCAGATTTCAACTGCCCGAAAGAATGCCTGCATGTTTGCATCCCTTAGCTTCGGCTCCCTCCAGGCGCCTATGTGGCAGTCAGCCATATGCGCGAATCTCATGGGAAAAAATTAATCCGAGACAGTATAAAAAAGTTTGCCTCGGGTTTAAATCCGGCTTTCAGCAGCCATATTGCTTTCTGTTCCCTTTTCATATTAAAAGCCCTAACATTGTATGAATATTGTGCTTACCCTCAATATCAATAAAAAGTTTTATATATAACTTAATTATTTGGAATACCAGGGAATTAGAGGAAAAAATCCTTATCAAATGCTGTTAAAATTTTTGAAAAAAGGTGGTAAAGAATGGCTGGCGAAGAAAA
Coding sequences within:
- a CDS encoding DNA repair exonuclease; this translates as MRFAHMADCHIGAWREPKLRDANMQAFFRAVEICIEKRVDFVLIAGDLFNTAFPSIDSLKDTVLKLRELKDKKIPVYIIPGSHDYSPSGKTMLDVLENAKLFTNVFRGSVSDGKLSLSFTRDEKTGAKITGILGKRGMLEKSYYENLEREPLEKESGFKIFMFHSPIQELSGADSHFESAPISFLPKGFNYYAGGHVHTVLEKDFSGYGKIVYPGPIFPNSFSEVEELQNGGFFIVDADENSLKAEYEPIVAYNTCPISIECTGKSAEEVTTSIIDAGEKREFINTIVLIRLSGKLSTGKISDINFTEIFSYFYGKGAFFVMKNTFSLKSDEFTEVMISSDSVEKIEEAMIEENSSQMNLSGCSREEIKGILHELIKALSAEKREGERQADFEARLKSDAEKALNIN